One Cuculus canorus isolate bCucCan1 chromosome 2, bCucCan1.pri, whole genome shotgun sequence genomic region harbors:
- the FAM110B gene encoding protein FAM110B: protein MPTETLPTGSMVKPVSPAVTFTSAVPLRILNKGPDYFRRQAEPNPKRLSAVERLEADKAKYVKSQEVINAKQEPVKPAVLAKPPVCPAAKRALGSPTLKVFSNNAKTESSVQRENLKLEILKNIINSSEGSSSGSGHKHGPRNWPPHRADSTELNRHSFAESLKVYPTQGRSSPQESSSNVSRRLLDQSAETFLHVSHSSSDIRKVTSAKPLKAIPCSSSAPPLPPKPKIAAITTLKSPEIEAVESGCGVSRRPSLQRSKSDLSDRYFRVDADVERFFNYCGLDPEELENLGMENFARANSDIISLNFRSASMISSDCEQSQDSNSDLRNDDSANDRVPYGISAIERNARIIKWLYSIKQARESQKVSHV, encoded by the coding sequence ATGCCTACAGAAACACTACCGACAGGTAGCATGGTGAAGCCAGTCAGCCCTGCCGTCACTTTCACATCTGCCGTTCCTCTCCGCATCCTGAACAAAGGACCTGACTATTTTCGCAGGCAGGCGGAGCCTAATCCAAAAAGACTGAGCGCGGTGGAGAGGCTGGAAGCTGACAAAGCGAAATATGTCAAAAGCCAGGAGGTCATCAATGCCAAGCAGGAGCCTGTGAAGCCGGCCGTACTGGCAAAGCCACCAGTCTGTCCCGCGGCCAAGCGAGCTCTGGGGAGCCCCACCTTGAAAGTCTTTAGCAACAATGCAAAGACCGAAAGCAGTGTCCAGAGAGAAAATCTGAAACTTGAGATTTTGAAGAACATCATCAACAGCTCTGAAGGCTCCAGCTCAGGTTCAGGGCATAAGCATGGTCCCCGAAACTGGCCACCTCACAGAGCTGATTCAACAGAGCTGAACCGACACTCATTTGCTGAATCCCTGAAGGTTTACCCCACACAGGGCCGTAGCAGCCCTCAGGAGAGCAGCTCTAATGTCAGCAGAAGGCTCCTAGATCAGTCAGCAGAGACTTTCTTGCATGTCTCTCACAGCTCCTCAGACATTAGGAAAGTAACTAGTGCAAAGCCCTTAAAAGCAATACCCTGCAGTAGTTCAGCCCCACCTCTGCCTCCAAAGCCCAAAATCGCTGCCATCACCACCCTCAAATCCCCAGAGATTGAGGCAGTCGAGTCTGGATGTGGAGTTAGTAGAAGACCCTCCCTACAGCGATCAAAATCAGACTTAAGCGACAGATACTTTCGTGTCGATGCAGATGTTGAACGATTCTTTAACTACTGTGGACTGGATCCTGAAGAGCTTGAAAACCTCGGGATGGAAAACTTTGCAAGGGCTAACTCTGATATTATATCCCTCAACTTTCGCAGTGCAAGCATGATTAGCTCAGACTGTGAACAGTCTCAGGACAGCAACAGTGACCTTAGAAACGATGACAGTGCCAATGACCGTGTGCCATATGGCATTTCTGCCATTGAAAGGAATGCCAGAATCATCAAGTGGTTATATAGCATCAAGCAAGCTAGAGAGTCACAGAAAGTGTCTCATGTGTGA